The Candidatus Nitrosocaldus cavascurensis genome segment AGCCTATCTGCAACTATCTTTGCTACAGTATGCTTCCCTACCCCAGGGGTACCAGTTATTGCAATCCTCATGAATATCGCTAATCATCACATACAATACACTAATTAATGTTGATTTGCAACCTATGCTATGCTGATAGGATTACTAGGCAAGACCAATGTAGGTAAGACCACATTCTTCAATGCTGCTACAATGCTCAATGCACAGATAGCAGACCATCCATTCACCACTATAGAGCCGAATATAGGTGTAGCGTACGTTAGGGTTGATTGTGTATGCAGAGAGTTGAAGGTCAAGGATAACCCAAGGAGATCAGTATGCATAGATGGGAGGAGGTTCATACCAGTTAAGATGATAGATGTTGCTGGACTTGTGCCAGATGCGCATAAAGGAAGAGGGTTAGGGAACAAGTTCCTTGATGATGCAAGGCAGGCTGATGTGCTCATACATGTTGTTGATGCGTCTGGCTCAACAGATAGTGAAGGGAGGAGGTGCGAGCCAGGAAGCAATGACCCACTAAAGGATATAGAGTTTGTTGAACTTGAGTTCGATCTATGGCTTGCATCTGTAATCGCTAGGGATTGGGCAAGGAATGCTAAGGAGGCTGAGCATAAGGGCTTGAAGATGGAGCATATACTTGCAAATAGGTTGAGTGGTCTTGCAATAGGGGAGCATGTGATAGCAGATACGCTGAATGAATTGAAGGGTAAGAGGTTCTCCGAGTGGGATGAGAGTGATATGCTAAGGTTTGCTAGAGCGTTAAGGATGAAGGCAAAGCCAATAGTTATAGCAGCAAACAAGGCAGATATGCATACTGCTAAACCAAACATAGAACGTATTAGGGCTACTGGTAGGATGGTTGTTCCATGTATTGCAGAGGCTGAACTGTTACTACGTAGAGCAGCAAGCAAGGGTATGATAGAGTACATACCTGGAGATGGGACCTTCAAGGTCAAGGATGGATCACTGACCATTGAGCAGAGAAGAGCATTGGAGAAGGTTAGGATGCTGATGGAGGAGTATGGTGGCACTGGTGTGCAGAGAGCAATAAATACTGCAGTTATAGATGCATTACATATGATAACAGTGTATCCTGTGGAGGATGAGCATAACCTAACTGATAAGGATGGGAACGTGCTTCCAGATGCATTCCTACTCAAGCAAGGTTCAACACCAAAGGATCTAGCGATGAGTGTGCATAGCGATCTTGCAAAGAACTTCCTCTACGCCATAGATGCTAGGAGCAAGCAGAGGCTTGGGGCTGAGTACAGGTTGAGTGATAGAGATATAATAAAGATAGTATCTGCTAGTAGGTGAGCATTAATGACTATATGCCTAGGGATAGAGAGTACAGCACATACATTCTCATGCTCTCTAGTTGATGAGCAGAACATACTCTCAGATGTTAGGAGCATATACAAGCCACCAGAGGGCTCAGGTATACACCCGAGAGAGGCATCTAGGCACCATGCTGAAGAGTCTGCCAATGTGCTCAGGGAAGCACTTGCTACTGCAAAGGTTAGCATCAAGGATGTTGATGTGTTAGCATACTCTGCTGGTCCTGGACTAGGTCCATGCTTGAGGGTTGGCGCAGTAGTTGCTAGATGTTTAGCATCATACCATGCTAAACCATTGGTGCCTGTTAACCATGCAGTAGGACATGTAGAGTTGGGTATAAGGCTTACACATGCTAGAGATCCTCTAGTACTCCTAGTATCTGGAGGGCATTGTATGATCTTACTCTTCTCAAGTAGGAGATGGAGGGTTATAGGAGAGACTCTAGATATAACACCTGGGCAGCTGCTTGATCAGTTTGGTAGGGAGTTAGGCTTTGCAAGCCCATGTGGAGCACGGATTGAGGAGTTGGCAGCAAAGTCGAGCAAGTACATAAGGCTACCATATACTGTCAAGGGGAATGATGTATCATACTCTGGTCTCTTAACTGCAGCAAAGAAGGCTCTTAGCAGTAATAGGGTTGAGGATGTATGCTATTCTCTTCAGGAGACTGCATTTGCAATGCTTGCAGAGGCTACTGAGAGGGCATTAGCATTCTCACGCAAGGATGAACTCTTGGTGGTTGGTGGGGTAGCAGCAAACAGGAGGCTTGCTGAGATGCTTGCTACAATATGCGATAGACAGGGTGCAAGGTTACATGTTGTACCAATAAGGTATGCTGGAGATTGTGGTGCACAGATAGCATGTACTGGCTTAGAAGCGTACAAGGCAGGGATTATGGTTGAGCCTATGAAGGCGTTTGTGAGGCAGTCATGGAGGATAGATGCTACAGATGTACCATGGAGGGAACAGAGCATAAAGATAAGCAGTTAATCAATGATGATTAGTAATGATCTCTATTATACAATAATAAAATCCAGTTATCTCATCATTACTTACTGCTGTAGATGCATCATCCAAGCAATCATCTTATTACTCCTGCCCTACTCCTGCACCTATTCCAGTTCCTGCTCTAGCACCATCTATACTCTCCTTCCACTTCTTATTGTTCAATACACCAAACTTGTACACCCTACCATCCTTCAACTCAACCACAAGCTTCTTTATAATGAAACCTTCAGTTCTAGTACCTTTAACATCCTGCAATGGTACCTCCAACGCCTTCTTCATGTCCTTACTGAATGTAAGTACCTTTGCTTTGCCTGTATAAAATACAAGGCTCTTATCTGTAAGCACTAGATACCCTGCACCAAGCTTATCCTCACTGCAGTCCTCCTCCATTATAACATTGCCTTCATCATGCATAACTTACCTTTAATTACTCCTTCTAATAAGTTAAACCATGCTTATAAAGAGGGGGGCTGAGGCAGATATATACTTGGTGGAGTGGTATGGAAGGCAAGCAATAAGCAAGGTTAGGAAGAGGAAGCAGTACATGCATGAGATGCTTGATAGGGAGATAAGGATGAGGAGAACCCTACATGAGGCTGAGATGATAAATATGGCAAAGAGGGCAGGGGTTACAACCCCACTTCTCTACTTCGTAGATCCAAATAATGCTGAGATAATAATGCAATATATAGAAGGAGAAGTTGCTAGAGATCTCATCTATCAAGGTGTCAATGTTGGTTGGATAGCAATGATGATGGGTATATATACTGCAAGGTTACATGCAAAGGATATAGTGCATGGAGATCTTACAACATCAAACTTCATAGTGTATAACAATGCTACTACTAGTAGTAATGATAATGCTAGTGCAGATGATGCAAAAAGGCTAGTGCTTATAGACTTTGGTCTATCATTCTACTCTTCAAGGCTTGAAGATAAGGCAGTAGATATTAGGTTGATAAAGGAGGTTATGAGTAGTGCTCATGCTGATGTATTTGATGAGTTATTTAATAACTTTGTTCAGGGCTACTCAAGTGTAGTTGGTAATGAATATGCGAGCAGAATATTAAAGAAGGTTAGGGAGATAGAGAAGAGAGGTAGATATGCTAGGGTTGTATGATGTGATGCTACCTATGCATTAGGATAAATGTTATTGTTTCTACGCTTTGTTAGAGAATGAAATATGCAGGCGAGAGAATATAAGCATGAATGAGCAGTTATAAATTTAACGTGGTTTATGATGATGAAGCAGTTAATGGACGATTACATTCTAGTATGCAATAAAGTACATTGTTCTATAATTTCTGTTATATAACGTCTATTATAGAAGAGGACATCTATAAATATATTGCTAAATATATTTATAGCATACTTTCTAATTTTTAAGAATGAAGTACATAGCACTCATAGGTGTGATAGTTGCAGTGGTAGGTGGAGTGATTGTATCAAGTCTGTATCTAAGTACTGCAAATACTGTTCAGGCACAAGATGGGGGTCATATGGCCCATCATGCAGTGCTTCAGGTTGACATAGACAGAGTATATGCTCCATTTGGACAACCTGGGTTCTTCAAACTACTTGCTGACTTTACTGATATGCAGGTTATGCATGGACATGTTGCAATAAGCAATGTTAACTGTGATACAAATGGTAAGAGTCCATTTGTAGCAGTAATTGCTAATGCAAATGTTGGTGCAGGAAACACTCAGTTGCATATAATCCCATTAGATAGCAGTAACTTAGTTAATGATGTGTCATTCCCAGGCAAGTACTGTACATACCACGTTGACATACATGCTGGAATGGACGGCATAGAGTTCCCAATAACTGATATAGCATTAGCAAATAGCAGTAACTCTGCCCAAAGACCTCACTCAACAGCATCTGCTACAATACATGCTGAGATAGTAAAGATGATGGACTGATATAATAGAGATGATGGAGGGGAGTATTGATGATGCAGAGAAGAACAATTAAATCATATCCATTTATTTTGATGATTGGTATAGCACTGTTACTAACAGGTCTAACCAATGATGCAATGGCTTAT includes the following:
- a CDS encoding redox-regulated ATPase YchF, which encodes MLIGLLGKTNVGKTTFFNAATMLNAQIADHPFTTIEPNIGVAYVRVDCVCRELKVKDNPRRSVCIDGRRFIPVKMIDVAGLVPDAHKGRGLGNKFLDDARQADVLIHVVDASGSTDSEGRRCEPGSNDPLKDIEFVELEFDLWLASVIARDWARNAKEAEHKGLKMEHILANRLSGLAIGEHVIADTLNELKGKRFSEWDESDMLRFARALRMKAKPIVIAANKADMHTAKPNIERIRATGRMVVPCIAEAELLLRRAASKGMIEYIPGDGTFKVKDGSLTIEQRRALEKVRMLMEEYGGTGVQRAINTAVIDALHMITVYPVEDEHNLTDKDGNVLPDAFLLKQGSTPKDLAMSVHSDLAKNFLYAIDARSKQRLGAEYRLSDRDIIKIVSASR
- the kae1 gene encoding KEOPS complex N(6)-L-threonylcarbamoyladenine synthase Kae1, translated to MTICLGIESTAHTFSCSLVDEQNILSDVRSIYKPPEGSGIHPREASRHHAEESANVLREALATAKVSIKDVDVLAYSAGPGLGPCLRVGAVVARCLASYHAKPLVPVNHAVGHVELGIRLTHARDPLVLLVSGGHCMILLFSSRRWRVIGETLDITPGQLLDQFGRELGFASPCGARIEELAAKSSKYIRLPYTVKGNDVSYSGLLTAAKKALSSNRVEDVCYSLQETAFAMLAEATERALAFSRKDELLVVGGVAANRRLAEMLATICDRQGARLHVVPIRYAGDCGAQIACTGLEAYKAGIMVEPMKAFVRQSWRIDATDVPWREQSIKISS
- a CDS encoding Kae1-associated kinase Bud32, which encodes MLIKRGAEADIYLVEWYGRQAISKVRKRKQYMHEMLDREIRMRRTLHEAEMINMAKRAGVTTPLLYFVDPNNAEIIMQYIEGEVARDLIYQGVNVGWIAMMMGIYTARLHAKDIVHGDLTTSNFIVYNNATTSSNDNASADDAKRLVLIDFGLSFYSSRLEDKAVDIRLIKEVMSSAHADVFDELFNNFVQGYSSVVGNEYASRILKKVREIEKRGRYARVV